Sequence from the Tripterygium wilfordii isolate XIE 37 chromosome 10, ASM1340144v1, whole genome shotgun sequence genome:
taaaAGTGAAAGATTTGTTTGTCTACATGACAGTGAGAGAGAAAGCGAATGAAGGAATTCGGTAAGAGTATCCACAGTGATGCACCAAAtatccagcacttcaaaatcattctctctcttctcatctatcctatgtggcacaatttaattggatgagtgaatcccacaatatacattattcatcaacactccatacattccaacacttcatactcactttctctattttctctatcttcctttttatcatctctctcttctttttcatatctctctcttcttttcatcttctctttcttcctttttatcatctctcttccttttcatcacctctctcttcactattcatcacctctctcttcactattcatcaactatatacatactccaactctcaagtatcctttttccacaactaaattttcaagtgtaatttttcacccattgtgtgtatgtagcactatatttatcaaaaaagtaacatttcaagtacttgaaatacactccattatacccattgtgaacatttagcacttaacttatcaagaaagtatcatctcaagtacttcaaattcttcccattgtggatgctctaacatgCCATACGAGGGTACGAGATAGGTTCGTAAATGGTCAATTATTTTTTGACCTGAATTTAACCGATCAATGAATTATTTTAAGTTATTTGAATCAattctaaataatttttttaaaaaaaatcaattgatcGATTTGATTTCAACAACTTTTTAATACTCTTAGGcgaatacaatttttttttttttagtgatgAAGGTGTTTTTGTTTAGATTTACGAGTCCCACAATATAAGAGAAATCCATGTcccaatgattttttttgcttttcataCTGAGtaatgactttgtaacaaaaaatattttaaatgatTGGATCGTAACAAGCTCTCTATCTTTCCATGCTGAAAAATATAATTCATCTAGGTTTTTTTAATAGATTGAAAGACCTAGTTCAACTCATCACATCAAATTTATACCATGAACAAACCTAAGTTCTACTCATCACATCACCCTTAAACAGGCGGTTTAGGTTAGTAACTCTAAACACCCTCCCCCCACAGATTCATCACTTACAGGACCCATACTGTCAAACGATGATATTGCACATCATTCAAGCTACCTTGTCAGCTTTCAAAACGTGTGCAGCAGTTCAGGATCAAAATAACATTGCCAAAACCATAATGCCAGAAAAAGAGTGAAGATTGGAGGAATAGTTCACAGCTACGAGGTAATATATGAATTACAGAAGCAGCATCTTAGCTCGACAGCGATCATTAACATTACGGTTCCAAAGAACAGTCTCTGGAACATCATTGTCAACATAATGCTGGAAGGAAATGGAATGAGTAATACATCCAGAGGACATGTAGGGATAGTGGGACAATCGTAATTGTTCAATAAAAGCATACATCAGACTCACCAGAGAAGAGGTAATAATTTTGCCCAGTAAGGAGAACTTTTAGAATATTTCAGCAGGTACAAAGGCTTTCAAACTAGTGGCTACAACTGGCAGTTAGGGCGAACTTGCAGGAGGTTCCAAATCTCATCCATCGCTAACGTCCAATAGAAGAGGACCCTGAAAGATTGATCAACTAGAACCAACATCAACCCCTTTTTGCATCAGAAAGTCCTTGGCCTCAATAATGTCCTACAATGATAAGAACCAACATCAACCACGATAAAAGTAGTTAAATCGTTCTAAAGGTAAAACATAAACTGACATACTGATTTTAATTGATGGTCATAGGGGTACAATACCTGCTGCAATAGCAACGCTTCGTGAGGAcaagttggaaattgcatcAGACCAATTCCCACCATTAGCAGACCATAGCATCCTAGagatacaacaaaatatatGGGTAGCTGGGAACAACATGCAAGAAGGAATGGCAAATCTTACCAATGTTAGAAAACTAAAGGGACAAAAGAAGCACAAAAATAAACGAAGTCAGAAATTTATAAAAACACCCACCAGCCAGGCATTACTACGGGGAATTACAGATGTCTCCAAGAGCCCGATCCAAAATGCAGAAATGGCGACCAACAATGTTAAAATTTTCAGAACATGCTTCATTGCATTCACAAACAGGACGTACTCCTATGCCTGGCAGTATTTCAAAACTATTTTCGTTAATTACAGCCCAATTTAAAAGATTTCCTTCCATTTCAAGCATCAAGGGTCGTACCTTAACCTGGAGCTTGAATGTAAGCATAAGTTAAAGGTATTTCAGCATAAGTTCCATTTGCCAAGATGTTAAGTTCATCACATTTTCACAAAATCGATATCCCCATCCATCATTTTAATGCTgaagttttcttttcttaatgaaAACTTTGGCCAAGAGAAGTTACCCAAATAAAGCAAACAATCAAATTGGAAAGGGTAAAGTAATGAGCTAGTTAAGCTTGAAaccataaaacaaaaaaaaaaaaaaaaaaaaagccagtgCACAAACCAGGActaacaaaaaaacaaagggaTTCAAGATTTACCCATAAATCAAATTCAGAAAAAAAAGTACCAAATTTGGAAACAGGAAATAATTTTTATAGCTTTGGTATATCAGTAAAAAAACTCTCGTCAATCCTACTGTGTTAACAATCCAGACAGATTCTAATATACGTTCTCACATAAACTAAACCATTAACCAACCCAAGGATGGAGCTCT
This genomic interval carries:
- the LOC120007986 gene encoding dolichol-phosphate mannose synthase subunit 3-like, producing MKHVLKILTLLVAISAFWIGLLETSVIPRSNAWLLPIYFVVSLGCYGLLMVGIGLMQFPTCPHEALLLQQDIIEAKDFLMQKGVDVGSS